GAGTAGCGATCTTTGGGCAAAATATCCGAATACAATACCCTGTACCCGCTGGTTTCTACTCCGGTGTGCTCTATTGTCGCGGCAGATGGCGGTCCTATAGGATAGTTTTGGGCATTTTGTACAAGAATCAGGCCGATCTTTCAGCGGAGATGCGCATAGCACGCGGGCGGCTCTTCGTCAAAACTTCCAGAGAATTCTGGCGGGCCGACGCCCGCGGCGAGGGAGAATACGTCGATGGTTGTGGAAGCGAAAGTCAAGGGACTAGCCACCCCGAAGGATGTCATCGACTTCATCCGCACGAGCGGAGTGAAGTTTGTCGATGTCAAGTTCATCGACCTGCCGGGCACCTGGCAGCACTTCTCGGTGCCGGCGCAGACGGTGGATGAGGACGTCTTCGTCGAGGGGCTCGGGTTTGACGGCTCGTCGATCCGCGGCTTCCAGAAGATCAACGAAAGCGACATGCTGCTCATCCCCGATCCCACGACCGCCTTCATCGACCCCGCCTGCGAAATCCCCACCCTCTCTCTGATCTGCAACATCAAAGACCCGGTCACTGGCGAGACCTACAGCCGCGATGCGCGCTACGTTGCGCAGAAGGCGGAGAAGTATCTCGTTTCAACGGGAATTGCCGATACGAGCTACTGGGGACCTGAGGCGGAATTCTTCATCTTCAACGACATCCGCTTCGGCTCGAATGCCCAAAGCGCCTTCTACTTCATCGACTCCGAGGAAGGCATCTGGAACAGCGGGCGCGATGGCGACAAGCCGAACTTGGGCTATCGGCCGCGCACCAAGGAAGGCTATTTCCCGACGCCGCCGCTCGACCGGCTGCAGGATCTGCGCTCGAAGATCGTCCTAGCGATGATCGAATCCGGCATCGAGGTCGAAGTGCATCACCATGAAGTCGCTACTGCCGGCCAGGCCGAGATCGACATGCGCTTCGACACTCTCGTCAACATGGCCGACAAGGTGTGCAAGTACAAGCACATCGTCAAGAACATCTGCTTCCAGAACGGCTACACCGCGACGTTCATGCCGAAGCCGCTCTTCGGCGACAACGGCTCGGGCATGCACACGCATCAGAGCCTCTGGAAGGACGGCCAGCCGCTGTTCTACGACCCCAACGGCTACGCGCTCTTGTCGGACATCGCGCGCTGGTACATCGGCGGGCTGATCAAGCATGCTGCCTCGATCCTCGCTTTCGCTGCGCCGACGACCAATAGCTATCGCCGGCTTGTCCCGGGCTATGAGGCGCCGGTCAACCTGATCTACTCGCAGCGCAACCGTTCGGCGATCTGCCGCATCCCAACCTACTCCACGAACCCGAAAGCGCGCCGGATCGAGTTCCGCGCTCCCGACCCTTCCTGTAATCCCTATCTCGCCTTCTCGGCGATGCTGATGGCAGGGCTCGACGGCATCCAGAACCGGATCGAGCCGCCGGCGCCGCTCGACAAGAACCTCTACGAGCTTGAGCCGGAAGAGGCGATGAATGTCCAGAGCACGCCGGGGTCCCTCTCCGAAGCGCTCGACGCGCTCGAGAAGGACCATGACTACCTCCTGAAGGGCGGGGTGTTTACGAAGGACCTCATCGAGGCGTACCTCGAGTACAAGCGCGTCCATGAGGTCGAGCCGGTTGCGCTGCGGCCGCATCCCTACGAGTTCCATCTCTACTACGACATCTAGGGGGAATGGCGCGGCGCGTCCCTCGAACGTCGGGCACTCCGTTGGGCGGAAGGGCAAGAGCGCCCTTCCGCCTCGTGCGCTCTCCGACAGGCGAGCAGGCGACTGATGCTGACGATCGACGATCTGATCCACACCACCCTGACGCCCGAGGCGACAGTCGTCGCGGGCGCCGAGCATCTCGGCGTCGATGTCTCTTGGGCGGTGGCGCTTCGCTCACGGCCCCCAGCCTTTGAGGGCTTGAAGGGAGGAGAACTCGCGATCGTCTCGCTCGCCACGATGCACCAACTTGACGACCGGCTGACGCTCGCCCGGCTGATCGAGCAGATCGCCGGCTTTGGCGTCGCTGCCGTTGCGGTCATCGGGACGGTCGACGAGGAGGCGCGGCGCGCCGCCGCGCGGCTTGGCCTGCCGGTCATTCAGCTGCCCGAGACGGTGAGCGCGCGCGATCTCGAAGGACGAGTGACGCGCGCGATTGTCGAACGGCGCGCCGAGCTCCAGCGCATTGGGCATGACCTCTACCACCAGCTCCTCGAGCTCGTTGTCGCTGGCCGGGGCGCCGAAGCGGTTGTCGCGAAGCTCGCCGAACTGACAGGCCGGCCGGCGATCTTGCAAGATGCAGCGCTCAACCTCCTTGCCGTCCGCTTCCCGCCGGGCGCCAACCCCAACGCGGATCTCGCGGCGATCGTTGCCGGACAGCGCGGCGGGGAGGTCGCTCGCCTCCTCGCGCTCGGCGCCAATGCATCCGACCCGCCGACGGTGCGGTTGCCGCTCCCGGTCGAGGGCTTGGCGCGGGTCGTCGCGCCGATCGGGGGCGCCCAAGGGCGCGACGGCTATCTCTCCATCGTCGGCACGCCGGCGGAACTGGGGCCGTTTGAGCGCCTCGCGGTCAGCCGTGCCGCTGCCGCCTGCGCCATTGACTATGCGCGCGAGCGCGCTGCCCGCTCCGACAGCGACCTCCGCCTCGCGGAGCTGCTCGATGAACTGCTGAGCGGCAGCTACCCCAGCGAGGCGGCAATCGTCAGCCGAGCTCACCGGCTCGGGTGCGACCTCACGGCGCCGCACCGCGCGCTCGCCGTGCGCGGGGTCGACGCCGAGGGGCTGCCGACGGTGCGGCCTCTCGAGCGGCTGGTGCGGCGCGAACTCGCGCGCCGAGGGCTATCGGTCGCCCTCCGCCTCGACGCGACGGGCGCGCTGCTCCTCCTCCCGGCGACGCTCTCCCCGGAGGCGGTCCAGCTGTTTGTCGTCCAGCTTCGCGAGGGACTGGTCGGCTTTGGAGGGCATCTTGCTGCCGCGCTCTCCCGGCCCGCGAGTGGGCCGCATGAGATTCGCCAGGCCCTGCAGATCGCCCAGCGAACGCTCGACTACGCCATTCGCGCCCACGGGCCGGATGCATGGTGTGTCGTGAGCGAGCTCGGCGCGGACGAGCTGCTGCTCAGTCTTGGGCCGTCGCCGCTCCTCCGCGCCTTTCGGGATGACTGGCTGGAGCGCTTGGCGGCGTACGACCGCCGGCACAAGACGCAGCTCGTCCAGACCCTTGCGGTCTACTTCGATGCCCACGGAAGCCCCACCGAGGCGGCAGAGCGGCTCCATCTGCACCGCAATACGCTGCTC
The DNA window shown above is from Dehalococcoidia bacterium and carries:
- the glnA gene encoding type I glutamate--ammonia ligase, giving the protein MVVEAKVKGLATPKDVIDFIRTSGVKFVDVKFIDLPGTWQHFSVPAQTVDEDVFVEGLGFDGSSIRGFQKINESDMLLIPDPTTAFIDPACEIPTLSLICNIKDPVTGETYSRDARYVAQKAEKYLVSTGIADTSYWGPEAEFFIFNDIRFGSNAQSAFYFIDSEEGIWNSGRDGDKPNLGYRPRTKEGYFPTPPLDRLQDLRSKIVLAMIESGIEVEVHHHEVATAGQAEIDMRFDTLVNMADKVCKYKHIVKNICFQNGYTATFMPKPLFGDNGSGMHTHQSLWKDGQPLFYDPNGYALLSDIARWYIGGLIKHAASILAFAAPTTNSYRRLVPGYEAPVNLIYSQRNRSAICRIPTYSTNPKARRIEFRAPDPSCNPYLAFSAMLMAGLDGIQNRIEPPAPLDKNLYELEPEEAMNVQSTPGSLSEALDALEKDHDYLLKGGVFTKDLIEAYLEYKRVHEVEPVALRPHPYEFHLYYDI
- a CDS encoding helix-turn-helix domain-containing protein, producing the protein MLTIDDLIHTTLTPEATVVAGAEHLGVDVSWAVALRSRPPAFEGLKGGELAIVSLATMHQLDDRLTLARLIEQIAGFGVAAVAVIGTVDEEARRAAARLGLPVIQLPETVSARDLEGRVTRAIVERRAELQRIGHDLYHQLLELVVAGRGAEAVVAKLAELTGRPAILQDAALNLLAVRFPPGANPNADLAAIVAGQRGGEVARLLALGANASDPPTVRLPLPVEGLARVVAPIGGAQGRDGYLSIVGTPAELGPFERLAVSRAAAACAIDYARERAARSDSDLRLAELLDELLSGSYPSEAAIVSRAHRLGCDLTAPHRALAVRGVDAEGLPTVRPLERLVRRELARRGLSVALRLDATGALLLLPATLSPEAVQLFVVQLREGLVGFGGHLAAALSRPASGPHEIRQALQIAQRTLDYAIRAHGPDAWCVVSELGADELLLSLGPSPLLRAFRDDWLERLAAYDRRHKTQLVQTLAVYFDAHGSPTEAAERLHLHRNTLLYRLQRIREITGRDPDDPRARLAFHLALRIDHVLGQA